The following nucleotide sequence is from Solidesulfovibrio carbinolicus.
GCTGCGCGACATCTACGACGTCACCGCCCGCAGCGTGGTGCGTTTCGCCGTGGTGGTGGGCATGGGGTTTCGCGCCCAGATAATGATCGCCGGGGTCAACACGGTGCTGACCGCCCTGGGCATGTACCTGATGGGCATCCAGCCGGTGGGGCTGCTCTCCACGGTGGTCTTTTTTTGCGGCCTCATCCCGGTCCTCGGGACGTTTATCTCCTCGGCCCCCATCGTGCTCGTGGCCGTCAACAGCGTAGGCCCCAGCCACGCCCTGTGGGCCATTGTCATGATCATCGTGGTCCACACCATCGAGACCTACATATTAAACCCCCGCATCGTGGCCGCCATGTTCAAGATCAGCCCCCTGGTGACGCTGATCATCCTCTATGTGGGCCACAAGCTTTTCGGGTTGTGGGGCATGGTGCTTGGCGTGCCGGTGTCGGTGTTCATCTTCCGCTACGTCATCCTCGGCCAGGACCTTGAGACCGGCAAGGCCGAGGCCGCGCCATGTCCGGCCTGTCCCACGGAGGCGGTCAAGGAGGGTGGGCGTGGCTAGGAAGCCTTTCGGCAAGGGGGCTTTGGCTTTTGGCTGCGCCGCCAGCGTGGCCTGGGCGGCCTTGGGATTGTCCGCCGTAGCCCGGGCCGGCCTGGAGGAAGGACGCGCCGCCTGGCGCGAAGGCAATTATCCCCGGGCTTTCGAGGAGTTTTTGCCCCTGGCCACGGCCGGCGACGTGACCCTGCAAAACCAGATCGCGGCCATGTATTATATGGGCCAGGGCGTGGCCCAGGACTATGCCAAGGCGGCGGAATGGTTCCGCAAGGCGGCCGCCGCCGGCAGCCCCGAGGCCCAGTACTGTCTGGGTAAGCTCTATTACTACGGCCAGGGCGTGCCCCAGAATTTCGAGGAAGCCGTCAAGCAGCTCACCGAGGCGGCCCAGGGCGGCAAGGGCGGGGCGCAATATCTGCTGGCCACCTTGCAGCTTTACGGCAAGGGCGTGGAGGCCAATCCGGTCAAGGCCTATTTCTGGACGCTTTTGGCCGTGGCCGCTCCAGACACGCCGGCCGAGGACAAAAGCGCGGCCCAGGCCCTGCGCGACCAGATCGGGGCCACGCTCAATAAACGCCAGATCGATTCCATGCAGGCCATGGTCAACGCCTGGACGCCGCGCAAGACGCCGCCCGCGCCTGCGCCAGCCGCCGCCCCGCGCCGGGGCGGTTGATGCCTCGCCGCGCCGGCGGCGGGTTTCTTCCTGCGAAACGCGTCCCTCAATAATCCGTAGGGATTGCCTGGCCGCCTACGGACAGGCTGTTTCTCCCAAAACTCTCGTCTTTCCCAAGAGGCGCGCCGCTGCCCGCCAAGCCCCCCCTTTTTTTCGGATGGGGGGTCCGGGGGGCTCAGGCCCCCGGCCGCCAAGGCATCTTCCTCTTCCTCTCCGCTTATTTACACGGCGCGTCCGCGCCGCTTTCGGCCAGGGCCTTGGCCAGCAGCCTGTCGGCCAGTTCCTGGATGGTGTGGCGGGCCGGATCGAGGCCGATGGAGACGGCCAGTTCGAGGATCTTGTCGCCGGTCTTTGCCGCGTGCCGAATCTTTTCGTAGTCCATCGCTAACCGCGCCGCGCCTGGGTTGAGGGAAGGCCGGAGGATTCCGGCCTGATCCAGCATACGCCCTTGGCGGAGCGGAGGCAACGGCCCAAGGGGGCGGGACGGGGCTCAGTTCTTGACGATGCGGCGGATGTCGCCGGACGAAATGGCCAGGGGGCGGGCGAAGAGCAGGCCGAATTCCAGGCCCTTGATCCAGCGCACCACGCTGGGGATGTATTGGGCCAGTTCGCCGAAGGGCTGGAGCTGGGGGTTGAACGACACGGCCTGATCCACGGCCAGTTCGATGGGCATGTCCTCGTCCAGGCAAAGCCTGGCCCCGTCGCGGCTGAGGTCGCGGATGAGCACGTCGGCGCAGGCCGTGGCGGTTTGCAGGCGGCCCCGGTGGAGCAGGGCGGTTTCGTCGATGCGCACGCGCTTGGCGGCGCGCCGGTCGCCGCAGTCGCGGCAGCGCCAGTAGGAGCTGTCGGCATCGGCCAGGGGAGTGAACTCCTGCCAGGTCGAATGGCCGCAGTGGGGGCAGTTTCGGTATTCGAGGAGCGCCATGGTCGGGCCTTGGTCACGTCTGGCCGTTACGGGACAATCAATTGCCTGAAAATGGTTATCATGCCATCGTTGGCCGCACAAGCGTCGCCCCGGGCCGCCCGCGTCTTGACGGCCCGGCTGCAAGGCTTATCCATGGAAGGTCGGCCCCGCGCCGGCAAAGGAGCGCCTATGGCAGGCCTACTGGCCAGACTCATGGAAATGGCCGGCAAACGCGACGATCTCGTGGTCACCGAGGTCGATGACATTGATAGCTGGGGTTTTTTGCTGTTTCGCGACGGCCGCTACCATATTTACGTCAACCGTTCGATTCGGGACTTCCGCAAGACCATGATTTTGGTGGACGAGCTTGGGCATTACGCCCTGCGGCGGCGCATAGCCCGGCGCGAGCGCCTGCCTGGCGGAGCCGAAAATCTGGTCGAGCGCATCCGTCAGGACAAGGCCTGCGACGCCTGGGCGGCCAAATTCAGCAAACGCCTGCTCTATTTCGTGCGCCGGGGGCTGCACGGCGGAACTTCGCGCCGGCCCCGGCAGGGGCGCTACGATCCGTCCTGGCGGCTGCCGGTCAAATAGGAGCCTGTCCTTTTCTGGCGCAAATCGCCCAGGGCCGCCCTGGGCGGGCACGACGGAACGTGTTCAAGGTCTTGGACAATGGCTTGGCGTCGCAGCCAAAACGGGTTTTCGCCGTCGCCGACAGAGGCCGGCCTCCTGTCAGACGTCGGCGGCCAGCCGGTTGAGCAGGGCGGCCAGACGGTGTTCGTAGCGGTGCCCGGCGGCGATGGCCTCCCGCCAGGCGGCGGCCAGATCGGCCCGGCGATGGGGCTGTGCCAGCAGGCTGACGGCAAGCTGTCCGGCCTGCCTAGGAGAAGCGTAGCGGACGGGGTCGGTCAGAGCGGCCGGGAACAGTTCCAGGCCCGGAGTCGCGTCGGTGATAAGGCAGCCGCCGGCCGCCCAGACGTCGAAATGGCGCTGGGTCAGCCCTCGGGGCAAAAGCAGGCTGGTAGCGTTTAGCGTCACCCCGGCCCCGGCGTAGAGGCCCGGCAGCGCGCCGAAGTAATCCACCGGCGGACGCAGGGATACGTCTTCGGGCAAAAGCTCGCGCCAGCCTTCGTCGCCGTAAACGACCAGCGGCGCGGCCCCGGCCACGGCGGCAAGGGCCCCGGCCCGCAGGGCCAGGGAGGCCGTCTCGGCCCCCAGCCCGGCGGCGCGGCCGGCCTTGCCAGGCCACAGCGGCCCGGAACCCAGTTTTTGCGTCCACCAGAAGTAGTCCGGCCGGCCGCCGTCCGCGACCATGGCCCGGGCCGTGTCCGTCAGCCCGTCCGGCAGCCGGCAGCCGGCAAAAAAGGCGTCGCGTCCGGCAAAGGCGCTGCGCCCGACAAAGACCGCCCGGTCGGCCAGCCCCGGCGCGGGCGTGGCCGCAAGGAAATGGGCGCTGGCCCCAAGCGGCAGATGCAGGGTCCGGTCGGCTCCAAGTTGTCGCAACGGTTCGATAAAGCTGTCGTCGGTGACGGCCAGCAGCGCGCGTTTCCAGAAGCCGCCGCGAAACCGGCCCACTATATGGAATGGGTTGTCCACGAACCAGATGGCCAGGGGCACGCCGGCCTCGGCCAAAAGGGCGGCGGAAATTCCCTCGTCATCCAGGCCGGCGCCGTTTATGGAGAGCAGAGCGGACGGCGTCTGGCTGGACAGCAGCGCAGCCAGGGCGGCCGGGCAGGCTTCGGGGGCGATGTCGACGGCCGGCCGGCCAAGGGCCGTCAACGCCCGGGCGATTTCCGGCTCCAGCAAGCCCTTGGGCGGACGCGGCAGGATGACGCCGGAGCTGCGCGCGGCCCGGTCCGGCCCGGGGAGCAGGGCCAGTTGGACCCGGGCCAGGGCCGGCCCCCAGAATGACGGAAAGAGCCGGCTATTTTGGCGATAGCGAATCAGGCGGGCGGCCCGGACGCGCCCGGGCGACAGATCGCCCGGGGTCAGGCGTCGCCAGCCGGCCGGAAGACGCGCCAGCCAGTCCGGCCCCATGGCGGCCTCGAAGGCCGGGCATTCGAGCCAGTCGGCCGGCTGCCCGCCGGCCAGGGCGGCGGCGACGCCCGGATCGGGACCCAGGCCCAAAAAAAGCGGCTTTCCGCCCGCCGTCAGGGCCTCGAAAGCGGCTTCCCCGGCGGCCAGGGTGCGGCGCGCGCCGGTCTCGTCGATGACCACGGCGCGGTTTGGGCGGTCCATGTGGGCCATGGCGGCGTCTTTTCCTTGAAAGCTTGTCCGGTAAACGGTATCCGGGTTGCCCGTCATGAAAACGTACCGCGACCACTATTTCAACAAGGCCAAGCAGGATAACTATCCGGCGCGTTCCGTCTATAAGCTTGAGGAGATCGAAAAACAATCGCGCCTGCTTGCCCCCGGCGCGGCCATCCTCGATCTCGGGGCCTGCCCCGGCTCCTGGACCCTCTACGCCGCCAAGCGGGTGGGGCCGTCCGGCCGGGTGCTCGCCATCGACCTCAACCCCGCCGGCACCGCCTTTCCGGGCAACGTCACCTACCTTATCGGCGACATGCTCGAACCCGGGCCGGAAATCACCGAGGCCTTCGAGCGTTTCGGCCCCTTTGACGTCGTTTTAAGCGACATGGCCCCCAAGACCATCGGCCACAAGTTCACCGACCAGGCCAGATCGTTGGAGCTGTGCGAGGCGGCCCTGTCCGTGGCCGTGGAGCGCCTTAAGCCCGGCGGCGCGTTTGTGGTCAAGATCTTCCAGGGGCCGGATTCGCCGGCCTTCCAGAAGGGGCTGCGCCAGTTTTTTTCCGCCGTGCGGGTGGCCAAGCCCAAAAGCTCCCGGGCCGAGAGCAAGGAAATCTTCTTCGTGGCCACGGGCTTCACTGCCCCCGTGGGCCAGCCCGACGACCCCGCCCCCTCGCCCTTGCCGCCAAACGACTAGCCGCGCTTCATTATTAAGAGGCGCGACCAAGGGGCCAACCCTCGCCCCTTGGGGCGGCAGCGGACCGGGACCACCCGGACCGTCGACAACAACAGAATACATACACGGGCTAACCCCCGAGACTTTTTCCAGGAGGAACCATGGCCGGACATAGCAAATGGCACAACATCCAGGCCCGCAAGTCGGTGCAGGACGCCAAGAAGAGCAAGTTTTTCACCAAGGTGACCAAGGAACTCATGCTGGCCGCCCGGGCCGGCGGGGCCGACACGGCGCTCAACCAGCGCCTGAAGTCCGCCATCGCCGCCGCCAAGGCCGTGAATCTGCCCAAGGACAAGATCGATCAGGCCATCAAAAAGGGTACTGGCGAGCTGGCCGGCGAAAACCTGGAAGAAGTCCTCTACGAAGGCTACGGCCCGGGCGGCGTCGCCATCCTCGTCGAAGCGGCCACTGACAACCGCAACCGTACCGTGGCCGAAGTGCGCCACCTGCTGTCCAAGGGCGGCGGAGCCATGGGCGAATCCGGCTGCGTGTCCTGGATGTTCTCCCAAAAGGGCGTCTTCTCCTTCCCCAAGAGCTTCACCGAAGACCAGCTCATGGAAGTGGGCCTGGAACACGGGGCCGAGGAAATCATGGACGAAGGCGAGGTCTGGGAAGTGCACTGCGCCCCGGCCGATTTCGAGCCCCTGCGTGCCGCCTTCGAAGCCGCCGGCATGGTCTCCGAGGACGCCGAAGTGGCCATGGTGCCGGCCAACATGGTGGCCCTGGACCTGGAAGCCGGTCAGAAGCTGCTGAAACTCATCGATATGCTCGAAGACAACGAAGACGTGCAAAAGGTCCACTCCAACGCCGATCTGCCCGACGAGATGTTTGGGTAGGCGGGGAGAGAGAAGATGAAGAGGCTCCGGCGGCCGGGGGCCTGAGGCCCCCGGACCCCCCACTTGGGAAAAAGGGTGGGGGGAGCTGGCTGTGGGACGGTGAATGTTCAGGAACCGGGAGGGTTAGCCTCCCGGTTCGTGTTTGAAGCCCTGGGGGCTTTCTTCTCTTTGGCGAAAACGGTAGACCACGGCATGGCAAACACCGGCGACGGCATCATCCTGGGACTCGATCCCGGCTCGCGGGCCACGGGCTATGGCCTGGTGCGCGAACGCTCGGGCGTGCTCGAACTGGTTGACGCCGGCGTGGTGCGAACGACCAGCCAGCCCGATTTCCCCAGCCGCCTGGGCGTCATCTTTACCGCCGTGGCCGAACTCATCAACCGCCACGGCCCGGCCGAGGTCTCGGTGGAAAACGTGTTTGTCTCCAAAAACGCCGCCACGGCCCTCAAGCTCGGCCAGGCCCGGGGCGCGGCCCTGGCCGCCTGCGCCGTGGCTGGCCTTAGCGTCCATTCCTACGAACCGACCGTAATCAAGCAAAGCCTGGTGGGCACGGGACGGGCCGAGAAGTCCCAGGTGGCCTTCATGGTGGCGCGGGTGCTGGCATGCCGGGAAACTTTCGCCGTGGACGCCACCGACGCCCTGGCCGCGGCCGTGTGCCACCTCAATCAACGGCGGCTGACCCGCCTGTGCGGGGCCAGATGATCGGCTATCTCGAAGGCCGGGTCGTGGCCCGGCGCGACCGGTTTGCCATCGTGCTCACCCCGGGCGGCGTGGGCTACGAACTGGAGATGCCAACGCCCGTAGCCGCCGCGCTGCCGGCCCCGGGCGGCCAGGTTTCGCTTTTCGTCCATACCGTGGTGCGCGAGGACGCCCTGGAACTCTTCGGCTTCGCCTCCCTCGACGACCGCGAGACTTTCCGCACGCTGATTGGCATCTCCAAGCTCGGCCCGCGCACGGCCCTGGCCATCCTGTCGCATTTTACCGCCGACGATCTGCTGCGCGTGGTGGCCTCCGGCGACGCCGAGGCCCTGGTGCGGGTGCCGGGCATCGGCAAGAAAAGCGCCCAGCGCATCTTTATCGAGCTGTCCTACAAGCTCGAAGGCCGCGCCCCGGCGGCCGGGCTGGCCCCGTCGGTTCCGATCCCCGGCGGTGTGGCCGGCGACGTCGTGGCCGGGCTGACCAACCTCGGCTATCCCGAACCCGAGGCCCGGCAGGTCGCGGCCGAGGTCCTGGAGGCCGAACCCGACCTCGACGTGGCCGCCGCCCTGCGCCAGGCCCTCAAACGGCTGGCTGCGGCCAAGCAGTCATGAGCATGGACGACAAGGATTTCTGTCCGCCCGAGGGGCTCATCCCGGCCGCTCCCTCGCCCGACGACACCATCCGGCCGTCGCGCCTGGCCGATTTCATCGGCCAGGACGACCTGCGCGCCAACCTCAAGGTCTTCCTGCGCGCCGCCCTGGAGCAGGGCCGCACCCTGGACCACAGCCTGCTCTACGGCCCGCCGGGCCTGGGCAAGACCACCCTGGCCCAGATCATGGCCTCGGAACTCGGCGTCAATCTGGTCCAGACCACCGGCCCGGTCCTGGAACGCTGCGGCGACCTGGCCGCCATCGTCACCAACCTGCGCCGGGGCGACATCCTCTTTATTGATGAAATCCACCGGATGCCGGCGGCGGTGGAGGAAATCCTCTACCCGGCCATGGAGGATTTCAAGCTCGACCTCATCATCGGCCAGGGGCCGGGGGCGCGCACCGTGCGCATCGACCTCGAACCCTTCACCCTGGTCGGGGCCACCACCCGCCTGGGGCTACTCACTTCGCCCCTGCGCGACCGCTTTGGCGTCATTTTTCGCCTAGAATTTTACGGCCCTGACGAGCTGGCCCGCATCGTCACCCGGGCGGCCGGCATTCTCGGCATCGCCATCACCCCGGACGGGGCCTTGGCCATTGGCCAGCGCTCCCGGGGCACGCCGCGCATCGCCGGCCGGCTGCTGCGTCGGGTGCGCGATTTCGCGGTGGTGGCCGGGGCGCAAACCCTGGACGGCGAGTTGGCCGCCAAGGCCCTGGCTCGCCTGGACGTCGATCCCCATGGCCTGGACATGATGGACCGCAAGATTTTGGAGACCCTCATCCATCATTATGAAGGCGGGCCGGTGGGGGTGAAAACCCTGGCCGTGGCCCTAAGCGAAGAGGTGCGCACCCTGGAGGAGATCTACGAGCCGTATCTCATCCAGTGCGGGCTTATTAAGCGCACCCCGCGCGGCCGGGTGGCCACGGCCAAGGCCTATGCCCATATCAAGGGGAAATTGGGCTAGCGCCACGTCCCTTGAAAATACAATTTTTCGGGACCACCATCCCGCCAAGGCCGGCCCCGATGCGGGATTCCAAAGGGCGGCAGCCCTTTGGCCGCCGGAGGCTTTTTCCCTACACCTCTACGCAACTCCGAACCCACACCACCACCAAGGACGCAACATGCCGCCGACTCGGCTTGCCGTGACATTACTGGCCCATACCCCCGACGCGTTGGCCCTGATCTATGCCGCTTTTCGGCAGTGCTACCATGCCGGCGACGTGGCCGACCTGTGGCCGCGCCTGCTGTCCGGCGACATCGCCCCGGACAAGCAGGCCGCTTTTGTGGCCCGGATACTGGAGTCCGGCCACGAATCGCCCATTGAGCACGTATCGTTCACCTTTGCCGTCTCCGGCGTGTCCCGGGCGTTGTCCCATCAGCTCGTGCGCCACCGCATCGCCAGCTATTCCCAGCAGTCCCAGCGCTATGTGGACGCCCTGGGCTTTGATTACGTGCTGCCGCCCCAGATCGCGGCCATTCCCGAGGCCCGGGCGCGGTACGAGGCGGCCATGGAGCAGGCCGGGGCGGCGTATGCCGAGCTGCAGGAGATCCTGGCCAGCCACGGACGCGGCGACAAGGCCAACGAGGACGCCCGGTTCGTGTTGCCCAACGCCTGCGAGACCAAGGTGGTCGTGACCATGAACTGCCGGTCGCTTTTGCACTTTTTCGAGCTGCGCTGTTGCACCCGGGCCCAGTGGGAGATCCGGGCCATGGCCCTGGCCATGCTGGACCAGTGCCGCCAAGCCCTGTCCGTGATCTTTGCCGGGGCCGGGGCGCGCTGCGAGCGGCTTGGCTACTGTCCCGAGGCCGAGCGCTTCACCTGCGGCCGTTATCCCAGACTCGGGCAAATCGGTTCCCATTCCGCCTAATTCCTGAAATCCGGCTTTCCTTGTCTGATTTTGAAGCCCGCCGTGCCAACGGCGGGCTTTTTCGTTGTGCCCGCAAAAAGGCGGGAAAAGCGGGAGAAAGTTTTTTTCTAAATAAAATTGTATGGTTGTTCGTGTCGTGTGCATGTTGCCGAAACCTGTTGACGACCGGCAAAGGTAAGGGCCGAGCGGGTTTTGGCGGTGGTCAACCAAAAAGTGGCCTGTTGGAAGACGAAATATTTAGACTTCAAGTGACATAAGTAGAGATAATGACGTTAATGGTTGTGGAAAACACTTTCACAGGTGTGCATAATGTGGCCCTTTGCCGGGAAACCCTTGCGCCATGCGGCTTCAAGGGCTGCCCCGAAAGCCCACGTTTCACGGGGGTTGGCGAGAAATCAACGAATTTCCAGCCGGTTGCGCTGTAGAGAACCAAAGCGTCGCGCCCCGGAAAGCGAACCCTAATCGTCCTTTGCCCGGCCACGGACCGGCCGTAGTGTGCGCGCCATGGAAACGATTTGGTCACAAACCAAACAACTGCTCGAAAAGACCCTGAGCCCCGGACTGTTCAACCTCTGGATCAAGCCCCTCGCGGCCCGGGCCTGTGATGGCGCGCTGGAACTTGTCGCCCCCAACGCCTTTGTGGCCGCCTGGGTGCGCGAACGACTGAGCGATTCCATTGCCGAGGCCGCCGCCGTGGCCATGGGCGCGCGTCCCCAGGTGTTCGTGGTCGAAGCCGGGGCAACCGCCGCCCCTATTGCTGCCCCGTCCGCCTCCGGCCGCCCGCGTCGCCAGCCAGGACAACGCCCGGCCGGCCCTCGGCCCGTGGCCGCGCCCTTGACCCTGCCCGTGGCCCCCAGCGCCCCGCCGGCTTTGGCCGACCGGTTCCGCTTCAGCTACGACGAGTTCGTGGTCGGCCCGTCCAACGAGATGGCTTACGCCGCGAGCAAGGGCATCTGCGACCTGTCCTTGTCGGCGGAGCAGCTTTTTATCAGCTCGGCTCCGGGCCTGGGCAAGACCCACCTCATCCAGGCCATGGGACGCCGCATCCTCGGCGGCCAGCCCGGACGCCAGCCCCGGGTCGCCTATCTCTCGGCCGAGGAGTTCGCCAATCGGCTGGTCATGGCCATCAAGACCAAGCAGGTTGAGCAGTTCAAGGCCGCCTTCCGGGAAAACGTCGATGTCCTGCTCTTGGAGGACGTTCATTTTTTCCGCGACAAGCCGCGCATCCAGGACGAGCTGCTCAATACCTTAAAAGCCCTCAACGCCCGGGGCTGCCGTCTGGTCTTTACGAGCTCCTTTTTGCCCAAGGAGCTTTCGGGCCTGGACAGCCAGCTGTTGTCGCGCATCAACTCGGGCTTTTTGGCCGTCATCGACAAGCCCGACCTGGACATGCGCCGCCGCATCCTGGCCCGCAAGGCCGCCGTGCACCAGGTGCTTTTGCCCGAGGAAGTGTCCACGCTCCTGGCCGACAAGCTGCCCTCGGATGTGCGCCAACTGGAGAGCTGCCTGCAAAACCTCGTGCTCAAGGCCAAGCTCCTCAATTGCCGCATTTCCGTGGACCTGGCCTGGGACGTGCTGCGCCACTATGACGTGGCTCAGGCCCCGGTCAGCCTGGACGACATCGTGTCCTACGTCTGCGACGTCTACCGCCTTTCGCCCGACCAGCTCAAGTCCAAGTCGCGCAAGCGCCAGTACGTCCTGGCCCGCAACACGGCCTTCCTGCTGGCCCGGCAGCACACCGACCTGTCGCTGGCCGACATCGGCGTGCAGTTTAATCGCCGCCATTCCACGGTGGTCAAGGGCATCACCGCCCTGGAGCGGCATCTGTCGCTCAAAACCCCGCTTGGGCGCGAGCTGGAGCGCACCATCGAGCAGATGCGGGGATGAGCATCGTCACAATTTCCCAGCCAGGCCCCCATCACGGGCAGTCCTGCCGCAAACTCCGGCGACCGGCATACCCGGTTACGCCCCGTGGAGCCGGCAGGCAGTCTCACACACGGTTACCACTCGCCAGCTAGGGGGAGGCCGCCATTGGCCGGGCGGGCGTCGGACGCAAGTTCGACGCCCGTCTTTTTTTGCCCGACCCGCGTTTCCCGGCGCATCGACCGCCGCCCGTTGCCAAGGAAGCCGCCTCGGGCTATCCCCAAACCAGTCGATTTTTGCCAACTCCAACCTCTCGGGACATCGCCATGCCGTTCGCCGCAGCCGTCTTCGCCGATCTTGCCCGCATCCGTCAAAACGCGCCGCTGGTCGTCAACATCACCAATAACGTCGTTACCAACGTCACGGCCAACGCCTTGCTGGCCCTGGGAGCCTCGCCGGCCATGACCCACCATCCGGCCGACGCCGCCGAACTGGCCGCCCTGGCCGGGGCGCTGGTGTGCAACATGGGCACCCCGGGTGGGGAAAATATCGAGGCCATGCTGGCTGCCGGAGAAGCCGCAAACGCTGCCGGCGTGCCCGTGGTCTTTGATCCCGTGGCCGCTGGCGTCACCACGCGTCGGCGCGAAGTGGCCGGGCGGATGCTGGAAACCGTGCGCTTGGCCGCTATTCGGGGCAATGCCTCGGAGATCCTCGCCCTGGCCGGCGAGGCCGCCCTTTCCAAGGGCGCCGACAGCCAGCACGCCAGCCGCGAGGCCGCGCCGGCCGCCGTGGCCCTGGCCCGGTCCCTGGGTTGCACGGTGTGCGTCAGCGGCGAGGTGGATGTTATAACCGACGGCGAGCGCGTGGTGGAGCTGGCCGGGGGGCATGCCATGATGACCCGGGTCACGGGCCTTGGCTGCACGGCCACGGCCTTTGTGGGCGCGTTTTTGGCCGTCAATCCGGACTTTTTCGCCGCCACCGGCCACGCCATGGCCGTCATGGCCGCCGCCGGCCGCCTGGCCGCCGCCGGCGTGGCCGGTCCGGGCAGCCTGGCCGTGCGCTTCCTGGATGTGGTCTTCAACCTCACCGAAGCCGAGATCGCGGCCGGGGCGCGGGTGAGCGCATGAAGCCGGACTTCGATCCAACCCTGTATCTGGTCACGGACCGGGGATGCCTTGCCGGGCGCGATCTGCTTGATGTCGTCGGCCGGGCCGTGGCCGGCGGGGCGAAGCTTGTGCAGCTGCGCGAGAAAAACGCCTGCACCCGGGAGTTCGTGGAACTGGCCCGGGCGCTGGTGGGCCTTGTGCGTCCCCTTGGGGCCAGGCTCGTCATCAACGACCGGGTGGACGTGGCCCTGGCCTGCGACGCCGACGGCGTTCACGTGGGCCAGGACGACATGCGCCCGGCCGACGTGCGCGCGCTCATCGGCTCCCAGCGTATCCTCGGCCTGTCCGTCACCGGCGAGGACGAGACCCTCGCCGCCCGGGGGGAGCCGGTCGATTACCTCGGTGCCGGGCCGGTTTTCGCCACGGCCACCAAGAAGGACGCCGGCGCGCCCCAGGGCCTCGATGGTCTGGCCCGCATGATCGCCCTGGCCGAAGTGCCGGTGGTGGCCATCGGCGCGGTGACAGCGGCCAACGCGGCCGCGGTCATGGCCGCCGGCGCGGCCGGGCTGGCCGTGGTGTCGGCCATCTGCGCCGCCCCGGACCCCGAAGCCGCCGCCAGGGAGCTGCGGGCTATCGCCGAGGGGAGGTGAGGAGAAGAATGAAGAATGCCTTGGCGGCCGGGGGCCTGAGGCCCCCGGACCCCCCGCATG
It contains:
- a CDS encoding tetratricopeptide repeat protein is translated as MARKPFGKGALAFGCAASVAWAALGLSAVARAGLEEGRAAWREGNYPRAFEEFLPLATAGDVTLQNQIAAMYYMGQGVAQDYAKAAEWFRKAAAAGSPEAQYCLGKLYYYGQGVPQNFEEAVKQLTEAAQGGKGGAQYLLATLQLYGKGVEANPVKAYFWTLLAVAAPDTPAEDKSAAQALRDQIGATLNKRQIDSMQAMVNAWTPRKTPPAPAPAAAPRRGG
- a CDS encoding PilZ domain-containing protein yields the protein MALLEYRNCPHCGHSTWQEFTPLADADSSYWRCRDCGDRRAAKRVRIDETALLHRGRLQTATACADVLIRDLSRDGARLCLDEDMPIELAVDQAVSFNPQLQPFGELAQYIPSVVRWIKGLEFGLLFARPLAISSGDIRRIVKN
- a CDS encoding ImmA/IrrE family metallo-endopeptidase, whose amino-acid sequence is MAGLLARLMEMAGKRDDLVVTEVDDIDSWGFLLFRDGRYHIYVNRSIRDFRKTMILVDELGHYALRRRIARRERLPGGAENLVERIRQDKACDAWAAKFSKRLLYFVRRGLHGGTSRRPRQGRYDPSWRLPVK
- a CDS encoding glycosyltransferase family protein, with product MAHMDRPNRAVVIDETGARRTLAAGEAAFEALTAGGKPLFLGLGPDPGVAAALAGGQPADWLECPAFEAAMGPDWLARLPAGWRRLTPGDLSPGRVRAARLIRYRQNSRLFPSFWGPALARVQLALLPGPDRAARSSGVILPRPPKGLLEPEIARALTALGRPAVDIAPEACPAALAALLSSQTPSALLSINGAGLDDEGISAALLAEAGVPLAIWFVDNPFHIVGRFRGGFWKRALLAVTDDSFIEPLRQLGADRTLHLPLGASAHFLAATPAPGLADRAVFVGRSAFAGRDAFFAGCRLPDGLTDTARAMVADGGRPDYFWWTQKLGSGPLWPGKAGRAAGLGAETASLALRAGALAAVAGAAPLVVYGDEGWRELLPEDVSLRPPVDYFGALPGLYAGAGVTLNATSLLLPRGLTQRHFDVWAAGGCLITDATPGLELFPAALTDPVRYASPRQAGQLAVSLLAQPHRRADLAAAWREAIAAGHRYEHRLAALLNRLAADV
- a CDS encoding RlmE family RNA methyltransferase, which codes for MKTYRDHYFNKAKQDNYPARSVYKLEEIEKQSRLLAPGAAILDLGACPGSWTLYAAKRVGPSGRVLAIDLNPAGTAFPGNVTYLIGDMLEPGPEITEAFERFGPFDVVLSDMAPKTIGHKFTDQARSLELCEAALSVAVERLKPGGAFVVKIFQGPDSPAFQKGLRQFFSAVRVAKPKSSRAESKEIFFVATGFTAPVGQPDDPAPSPLPPND
- a CDS encoding YebC/PmpR family DNA-binding transcriptional regulator; translation: MAGHSKWHNIQARKSVQDAKKSKFFTKVTKELMLAARAGGADTALNQRLKSAIAAAKAVNLPKDKIDQAIKKGTGELAGENLEEVLYEGYGPGGVAILVEAATDNRNRTVAEVRHLLSKGGGAMGESGCVSWMFSQKGVFSFPKSFTEDQLMEVGLEHGAEEIMDEGEVWEVHCAPADFEPLRAAFEAAGMVSEDAEVAMVPANMVALDLEAGQKLLKLIDMLEDNEDVQKVHSNADLPDEMFG
- the ruvC gene encoding crossover junction endodeoxyribonuclease RuvC; the protein is MANTGDGIILGLDPGSRATGYGLVRERSGVLELVDAGVVRTTSQPDFPSRLGVIFTAVAELINRHGPAEVSVENVFVSKNAATALKLGQARGAALAACAVAGLSVHSYEPTVIKQSLVGTGRAEKSQVAFMVARVLACRETFAVDATDALAAAVCHLNQRRLTRLCGAR
- the ruvA gene encoding Holliday junction branch migration protein RuvA, giving the protein MIGYLEGRVVARRDRFAIVLTPGGVGYELEMPTPVAAALPAPGGQVSLFVHTVVREDALELFGFASLDDRETFRTLIGISKLGPRTALAILSHFTADDLLRVVASGDAEALVRVPGIGKKSAQRIFIELSYKLEGRAPAAGLAPSVPIPGGVAGDVVAGLTNLGYPEPEARQVAAEVLEAEPDLDVAAALRQALKRLAAAKQS
- the ruvB gene encoding Holliday junction branch migration DNA helicase RuvB; the protein is MDDKDFCPPEGLIPAAPSPDDTIRPSRLADFIGQDDLRANLKVFLRAALEQGRTLDHSLLYGPPGLGKTTLAQIMASELGVNLVQTTGPVLERCGDLAAIVTNLRRGDILFIDEIHRMPAAVEEILYPAMEDFKLDLIIGQGPGARTVRIDLEPFTLVGATTRLGLLTSPLRDRFGVIFRLEFYGPDELARIVTRAAGILGIAITPDGALAIGQRSRGTPRIAGRLLRRVRDFAVVAGAQTLDGELAAKALARLDVDPHGLDMMDRKILETLIHHYEGGPVGVKTLAVALSEEVRTLEEIYEPYLIQCGLIKRTPRGRVATAKAYAHIKGKLG
- the thyX gene encoding FAD-dependent thymidylate synthase, giving the protein MPPTRLAVTLLAHTPDALALIYAAFRQCYHAGDVADLWPRLLSGDIAPDKQAAFVARILESGHESPIEHVSFTFAVSGVSRALSHQLVRHRIASYSQQSQRYVDALGFDYVLPPQIAAIPEARARYEAAMEQAGAAYAELQEILASHGRGDKANEDARFVLPNACETKVVVTMNCRSLLHFFELRCCTRAQWEIRAMALAMLDQCRQALSVIFAGAGARCERLGYCPEAERFTCGRYPRLGQIGSHSA